The following proteins are encoded in a genomic region of Montipora foliosa isolate CH-2021 chromosome 10, ASM3666993v2, whole genome shotgun sequence:
- the LOC137972780 gene encoding uncharacterized protein, translating to MMRLQWTQDLDVESLEARGHWASMEELLEVVSFHLPRYEQTVKTCQNDPGQVNPSDLTFATKFLATYLFIKVKGSRPMTYQYLTVDMVKAAKEDGGFIDQKTFKTAGKYGFDSVILTDTSMQILDGYITFVRPLLKPQCDFVLVTKNGKQHSKLGNEMSKLVFDAIGKYIHPTRYRQIVETQSLDALDDKEHRLLCEDQKHSSVVAKVHYQKRRSREVAVKAHECLQKLQGTKGSEVDVEVNTRFGSSSSTATFEPTFECARSEHARPKIDTPHSNRLLSQGHQRRPLRFTTDEDDFLKKGIDKHGFGQWTAILRDPDFRFQKGRLADSLKKGAELKFFCSSSEKS from the coding sequence atgatgagattgcaatggacgcaagatctcgacgtcgaatcattagaggccaggggtcattgggcaagcatggaagaactgttagaagtcgtgtcttttcacttgcctcgctacgaacaGACCGTAAAAACGTGCCAAAATGACCccgggcaagtgaatccctcCGACCTGACATTTGCAACGAAATTCttggccacctacttgttcatcaaagtgaaaggatcgcgtcccatgacttatcaGTATCTCACGGTTGAcatggtaaaggcagcaaaggaagatgggggtttcatcgatcagaaaacctttaaaacgGCTGGAAAGTACGGATTTGACTCTGTGATTCTGACAGATACgagcatgcaaatactcgacggctacattactttcgtgaggcctttgctcaaaccccagtgcgattttgttttggtcaccaaaaacggaaaacaacacagcaaattgggcaacgagatgagcaagttggtcttcgacgccattggcaaatacattcaccccacgcGTTATCGCCAAATCGTCGAGACGCAAAGTCTTGACGCGCTCGACGACAAAGAGCACCGACTTTTGTgtgaagaccaaaaacatagctctgtcgttgccaaagtacactatcagaagcggagatcgcgcgaagttgctgtaaaggcccacgagtgtcttcaaaaattacaaGGAACCAAAGGCTCGGAGGTGGACGTGGAAGTGAACACTAGATTTGGCAGCTCAAGTTCCACAGCCACTTTCGAGCCAACCTTTGAATGTGCGCGATCGGAACACGCACGGCCCAAAATCGATACTCCGCATTCAAATCGCTTACTAAGTCAGGGCCATCAACGtcgaccgttgagatttacGACAGACGAAGACGATTTTCTCAAAAAGGGTATCGATAAGCACGGATTTGGACAATGGACTGCTATTTTAAGAGAcccagattttcgttttcagaaaggcagGCTGGCAGATTCTTTAAAAAAGGGGGCTGAACTTAAGTTTTTTTGTTCCTCTAGTGAAAAATCCTAA